A genomic segment from Triticum dicoccoides isolate Atlit2015 ecotype Zavitan chromosome 1A, WEW_v2.0, whole genome shotgun sequence encodes:
- the LOC119354200 gene encoding 3-ketoacyl-CoA synthase 5-like, translating into MVSKHLKPLYQLVVNNFFIVVVAPVTAVVLLRKAAQLGPDELLSQLHGLRQVHVFLAVFLPFAMATLYFMRRPRSVYLVDYACCRPKSNCRVSIGSFIESARLSPYIDDGTFRFMTRMLQRSGLGDQTYLHPSLHHIPPHCCLSESRDEAEQIIFATVNDLLAKTGISPEAIDILVTNCSGFTPTPSFTDIIVNKYKLRGDIRNVNMSGMGCSAGVISLDVARSLLQAAPRGAHALVVSMEITSFIYYTGPDRTMLLPGALFRMGAAAVLLSTSRAKSRLRLKHIVRTLNAAKDRAYLCASLKEDEHGETGIYLSKDLVPVAGETLKANIAALGSVVLPPSEKLLFALSFIARKALGRRIKLYMPDFRTAFEHFCVHSGGRAVIDAVQTSLCLSDENVEPSRMTLHRFGNTSSSSLWYELAYIEAKGRMRKGDRVWMVGFGSGFKCNSAVWECMRSPSDVTTLCAPWADSIHQYPVKI; encoded by the coding sequence ATGGTGAGCAAGCACCTCAAACCCCTCTACCAGCTGGTCGTGAACAACTTCTTCatcgtcgtcgtggcaccagtcacaGCCGTCGTCCTTCTCCGCAAAGCCGCGCAACTCGGCCCCGACGAGCTGCTCTCCCAGCTCCATGGGCTGCGGCAGGTCCAtgtcttcctcgccgtcttcctaCCGTTCGCCATGGCCACCCTCTACTTCATGCGCCGCCCTCGTAGCGTGTACCTCGTGGACTACGCCTGCTGCCGGCCCAAATCCAATTGCCGCGTATCCATAGGCTCCTTCATCGAGAGCGCCCGTCTGTCGCCGTACATCGACGACGGCACCTTCCGTTTCATGACGCGCATGCTGCAGCGCTCGGGCCTGGGCGACCAGACCTACCTCCACCCTTCGCTGCACCACATCCCGCCGCACTGCTGCCTGAGCGAAAGCCGCGACGAGGCGGAGCAGATCATCTTCGCGACCGTCAATGACCTGCTCGCCAAGACGGGCATAAGTCCCGAAGCGATCGACATACTCGTCACCAACTGCAGCGGCTTCACCCCGACGCCGAGCTTCACCGACATCATCGTGAACAAGTACAAGCTCCGAGGAGACATCCGGAATGTGAACATGTCCGGGATGGGGTGCAGCGCTGGGGTGATCTCCCTCGATGTGGCGAGGAGCCTCCTGCAGGCGGCGCCGCGGGGCGCGCACGCCCTCGTGGTGTCCATGGAGATCACCTCCTTCATATACTACACCGGACCGGACCGGACGATGCTGCTGCCAGGTGCGCTCTTCCGGATGGGCGCGGCGGCGGTGCTACTGTCCACGTCCAGGGCCAAGTCCCGGCTCCGGCTCAAGCACATTGTGCGAACACTCAACGCCGCCAAGGATAGAGCCTACCTGTGCGCGTCGCTCAAGGAGGACGAGCATGGAGAGACGGGGATATACCTGTCCAAGGACCTCGTGCCCGTTGCCGGAGAAACGCTCAAGGCCAACATCGCCGCGTTAGGGTCCGTCGTCCTCCCGCCGTCCGAGAAGCTGCTCTTTGCGCTCTCCTTCATCGCCCGGAAGGCGCTGGGCAGGAGGATCAAGCTGTACATGCCTGATTTCCGCACGGCCTTCGAGCACTTCTGCGTCCATTCCGGCGGCCGGGCAGTGATCGATGCTGTGCAGACCAGCCTGTGCCTGTCGGATGAGAACGTGGAGCCATCGCGGATGACGCTTCACCGGTTCGGGAACACGTCCAGCAGCTCGCTGTGGTATGAGCTGGCGTACATCGAGGCAAAGGGACGGATGCGGAAGGGTGACCGCGTGTGGATGGTCGGCTTCGGCTCTGGCTTCAAGTGCAACAGCGCCGTGTGGGAGTGCATGAGGTCGCCCAGCGACGTCACCACTCTTTGCGCGCCCTGGGCTGATTCCATCCATCAGTACCCTGTGAAGATCtag